Proteins from one Nymphalis io chromosome 23, ilAglIoxx1.1, whole genome shotgun sequence genomic window:
- the LOC126777618 gene encoding uncharacterized protein LOC126777618, protein MLDIIGTNLPERQRELNKHVNEAISKEVDFEIIRSTEEKSDVDRLFKIDVASKYKNIDYIIETIKCGDSLYISRALKCEWLYGDNYSEIINPDYLHHNVFPSMSFKMKKKMLSAISSHVRNEERMLDFYKYCVSVKLEDYALKFLIFTSETHKYDYIENKIKIDSKLDMQVFFGNSFNLIEKYLKQLRSQQMFTKDEIIYFRYLYSVSNEKYLNLFEEYGHQDRYNEPKLGQRLSKQIMTKHKERVLRNPSLYVKNLHMKTIVKYSSVEDAKLYAVALLPDDVKYFWYMDYYETYKSILNLLPFNEIYSFLRQIFMEKYPDKDFEMSKNFYEKKYYKLLTIDERELWALKHLEEEKELFGSGEDYLWYQFISYDLAYNGIKKYVNKTVDRTKRAEIVKVLVSSVRNQRDLKKLTQYYYERHVNEIDFNKQDFLNKIIDLHNIFNVNEACWNYINKILSSMNNFTGDYMSSNKALAIIYYVIHNKEIPSNFHIDGIHLYEIEQYFKPHFRFLNEEQSKLVIDFFKELFCEKIRRLEGREYKNETRDQINNIVGSFLDLLSFFNLTKDDCPDAIFKYVQLEWDNYKDRDLFKEPSEDTPCITPVSLIRLLKQDTTEFLNTLPGAIEKLSTSWICSNLNQLMKKLRIYFSNDLAKNCISIFEAYLSRKDISNNRNLTFTLINGIFHIADNDYKIKFMTKYKPIDSKVAHDTINRKVLLIQEGICRFAYYSRPPVPLPVILQFIKGDYLSFCLPMLNSYVAHLPKQCCIEFISAILDAPVSVQKHGLRLAFRCFTSEDLKNLIMDVWKKTKNVSLRKILYKSLFDYINTMDEDLQLNLYEVFKSCTIDLNEDDDDDVFSLVSCYLPESLKGDYLETAWTAIEKFSEQKSKNIDRKIMVVREIGEHIHCVNKEFCRINILDKIVEPTTFKQNVEMYDNTWGRNTLIYEKWILAVKYIVNFNDEKEMDRSWDLASIIIKKCIELKGNYDIKFTTNRFLMEILQKILKYSCNITNKTQTVPILENIMNLILKSMPMNEIYLLYWHYNVTIISKKVVGPMKIDANGEQTYEHLNTNEIAAGFSDALISFINCLKEKNIYYSSLNAKISDVISNVIDTITYNTDLTRDVLVMCICDLLSNNQAPVTFLLSLTLLGSRYSRYCELGNVSDKVIKFGNEEIITYMNQNFY, encoded by the coding sequence atgTTGGATATAATCGGAACCAATTTGCCAGAACGTCAACGAGAATTGAATAAACATGTTAATGAAGCAATATCCAAAGAAgttgattttgaaataattcgATCCACCGAAGAAAAATCTGATGTTGATAGATTGTTTAAAATTGATGTTGCttcgaaatacaaaaatattgattacattATAGAAACGATTAAATGTGGAGACTCATTATACATTTCAAGAGCATTGAAGTGCGAATGGCTGTATGGAGATAATTACTCTGAGATAATTAATCCAGATTATTTGCATCATAATGTATTTCCATCAATGTCATTTAAGATGAAAAAGAAAATGCTATCTGCTATATCATCTCATGTCAGGAATGAAGAAAGAATGCTTGATTTCTACAAATATTGTGTGAGTGTTAAACTAGAAGATTATGCATTAAAATTCCTTATTTTTACATCTGAAACACACAAATATGACTACATAgagaacaaaattaaaattgactcAAAGTTGGACATGCAAGTATTTTTTGGTAATTCGTTTAATctcattgaaaaatatttaaaacaattaagaaGTCAGCAAATGTTCACAAaagatgaaattatttattttcgttactTGTATTCTGTttcgaatgaaaaatatttaaatttattcgaaGAGTACGGTCACCAAGACCGTTACAATGAACCCAAGTTAGGACAGCGCCTTTCTAAGCAAATAATGACAAAGCATAAAGAAAGAGTTCTGAGAAATCCATCTCTATATGTAAAAAACCTACACATGAAAACTATAGTGAAATATAGTTCTGTTGAAGATGCAAAACTGTATGCCGTTGCTTTGTTACCAGATGATGTGAAATATTTCTGGTATATGGATTATTATGAAACATATAAAAGCATACTGAACTTATTACCGTTCAATGAAATTTACAGTTTCTTAAGACAAATTTTCATGGAAAAATATCCTGATAAAGATTTTGAAATGAGTAAAAACTTCTatgaaaaaaagtattataagttGTTAACAATTGATGAAAGGGAATTATGGGCATTAAAACATTTAGAAGAAGAGAAGGAACTGTTTGGTTCTGGTGAAGATTACCTTTGGTATCAGTTTATCAGTTATGATCTGGCATACaatggtataaaaaaatatgtaaacaaaactgTTGATAGAACAAAAAGAGCTGAAATTGTCAAAGTATTAGTTTCTTCAGTTAGGAATCAGCGCGACTTGAAGAAACTGACTCAATATTACTATGAAAGACATGTAAATGAGATAGATTTCAATAAACAAGATTTCTTGAATAAAATCATTGATTTgcacaatatatttaatgtcaatGAGGCATGttggaattatattaataaaattctcaGCAGTATGAACAATTTCACAGGAGATTATATGAGTTCTAACAAAGCACttgctataatttattatgtaatacataacAAAGAAATACCTTCAAACTTTCATATTGATGGCattcatttatatgaaatagaaCAATATTTCAAACCACACTTCAGGTTTTTAAACGAGGAACAATCCAAACTTGTTATTGACTTTTTCAAAGAATTGTTTTGTGAGAAAATTAGAAGATTGGAGGGGAGAGAATATAAGAATGAGACTAGAGATCAGATAAATAACATTGTCGGTTCCTTTTTAGATcttttgtcattttttaatttgacaaaggATGATTGTCCTGatgcaatttttaaatatgtacaacTTGAATGGGATAATTACAAGGATAGAGATTTGTTTAAGGAACCCTCTGAGGACACACCTTGCATAACACCTGTATCATTAATTCGCTTATTAAAACAAGATACTACAGAGTTTCTAAATACTCTACCAGGAGCAATAGAAAAACTTTCTACTAGCTGGATCTGCAGTAATTTGAACCAATTGATGAAAAAACtgcgaatatatttttcaaatgatcTCGCAAAAAACTGTATAAGTATCTTTGAAGCATATTTGTCACGGAAAGATATATCAAACAATCGTAACCTTACTTTTACTCTTATTAATGGTATATTTCATATTGCGGACAATGATTACAAAATCAAGTTTATGACTAAATATAAACCAATCGATTCGAAAGTAGCGCACGACACGATTAACCGAAAAGTTTTGTTGATTCAAGAAGGTATTTGTCGCTTTGCGTATTACTCGAGGCCACCGGTACCTTTACCAGTTATATTGCAATTCATAAAGGGAGATTACTTGAGCTTCTGCTTGCCGATGTTGAACTCTTATGTAGCACATCTACCGAAACAGTGCTGTATAGAATTTATTTCTGCCATTCTTGATGCACCAGTGTCGGTACAAAAGCATGGCTTAAGACTCGCCTTCCGATGCTTCACTTCTGAAGATTTGAAGAACTTGATTATGGATGTATGGAAGAAGACAAAAAATGTGTCTTTGCGAAAAATCCTTTACAAATCTCTATTCGACTATATAAATACAATGGATGAAGATTTGCAACTCAATCTCTATGAAGTATTCAAATCCTGTACTATAGATTTAAACGAAGATGATGACGACGACGTATTTAGCCTTGTGAGTTGTTATTTGCCGGAGTCTTTGAAAGGTGATTATCTAGAAACGGCTTGGACGGCGATTGAAAAATTTTCAGAACAAAAATCGAAGAACATCGATAGAAAAATTATGGTCGTAAGAGAAATAGGGGAGCATATCCATTGCGTAAACAAGGAGTTCTGTCGCATTAACATATTAGATAAGATTGTTGAGCCTACtacatttaaacaaaatgtagAAATGTATGACAACACATGGGGACGCAATACACTTATTTACGAGAAATGGATCCTTGCCGTTAAatatattgtcaattttaatgATGAAAAAGAAATGGATAGAAGCTGGGACCTggcatcaattattataaagaaatgcaTTGAACTGAAGGGGAACTACGATATTAAATTCACAACGAATCGATTTTTAATGGAgattttgcaaaaaatattaaaatattcatgtaaTATCACAAATAAAACACAGACGGTCCCCATTTTGGAGAACATTATGAATCTTATTCTAAAATCGATGccaatgaatgaaatatatttgctaTATTGGCACTACAACGTAACGATAATTTCTAAGAAAGTTGTTGGTCCTATGAAGATCGACGCAAATGGCGAACAAACCTATGAACACttaaacacaaatgaaatagCTGCTGGTTTTAGTGATGCGCTCATCTCATTCATAAATTGTCTTAaggagaaaaatatttattattctagcTTGAATGCTAAAATTTCTGATGTTATTTCAAATGTAATTGATACGATCACATATAACACAGATTTAACTAGAGATGTTTTAGTAATGTGTATATGCGATCTGTTAAGTAATAATCAAGCACCGGTGACGTTTTTACTGTCATTGACTCTTCTAGGGTCACGGTATTCCAGGTACTGCGAGCTGGGCAACGTCTCTGATAAAGTCATCAAGTTCGGCAATGAAGAGATCATAACTTATATGAATCAGaacttttattga